From the genome of Spinacia oleracea cultivar Varoflay chromosome 2, BTI_SOV_V1, whole genome shotgun sequence, one region includes:
- the LOC110785537 gene encoding ABC transporter G family member 34 isoform X1 codes for MSTTTNKHVEEEEVEQRWAALQRLPSYTRIRKGLLRVVVDDGKVDLKEVDLQILGKQEMKLLVESLLKLVEDDFDNFLKILRDRIDRAAIKIPNTELRYEHLSVKGEVHVGSRALPTLLNSSMNILEMILGLIRVTPSKKKTIKILQDVSGIVKPSRMTLLLGPPDSGKTTLLQALAGRLKKDLKVTGKITYNGHELTQIVPHRTSAYISQNDLHFGEMTVRETLDFSGRCLGVGNQYEFLEELLRQEKQLGITPDFDVDVFMKAIAIPGQESSLVTDYVLKLLGLDICSETMVGDEMRRGISGGEKKRLTLGEMLVGPTNVFLMDEISTGLDSSTTFRICKNLRQIVHMMDVTMIISLLQPTPETYELFDDIILLVEGHIIYQGPCEDVLEFFENMGFKCPERKEVVDFLLEVTSKKDQAQYWSKELSSHSYISANEFAQAFKSFRIGQKLSSDLCIPYNYKSKAAQSPYALEKEMYGISNWKLLKACFSREWMLMKRNSFVYIFKTTQLTIMSLITMTVFLRTTMHHETVADGGKYLGALFFSLMNMMFNGMAEFPMTVLTLPVFYKQRDLFFYPAWAYALPTCVLRIPLSFVESAIWTILTYYTVGYAPAVSRFFCQWLALFCTNQMAMSLFRLLGAVGRTMVIASTICSLTLLSVFVLGGFIIAKDDIAPWMKWAYYLSPMMYGQNAIVINEFLDKRWSTPNTDSRIHEQTIGKVILSSRGFFKEQYWFWICIGALLGFTLIFNLFYILSLTYLNPISHSRTIPLEEDDIQKEREDKGTLVKSTSSLVNGAPKRGMVLPFQPLSLTFCHVNYYVDTTAEMKGHGCKDDRFQLLQDVSGALRPGILTALVGVSGAGKTTLMDVLAGRKTGGHIEGSIKISGYPKKQETFARISGYCEQNDIHSPHVTVYESLIYSAWLRLPSDVDIKERKMFVEEVMELVELKPLKDALVGLPGVSGLSIEQRKRLTVAVELVANPSIIFMDEPTSGLDARAAAIVMRTVRNTVDTGRTVVCTIHQPSINIFEAFDELLLMKRGGQIIYAGPLGHHSCDLIQYFEAIPGVPKIKDGYNPATWMLDISTPQVESQLNVDFAKHYANSSLYQRNQEMIRELSSPAPGSKDLYFLSEYSQPFLVQFKACFWKQYWSYWRNSEYNLARFFMTVFIGLVFGVLFWNKGGKISKQQDLLNLLGAMYSAVLFLGGTNTAAVQAVVSTERTIFYREKAARMYSTLPYTFSQVAIEAIYNVIQTFVYTLLLYVMIGFEWNIGKFLYFYYFILMCFLYFTLYGMMLVSLSPGHQISAIIMNFFLGFWNIFAGFLIPRSQIPIWWRWFYWASPVSLTLYGLVTSQVGDIDSTVVVPGASNNITVKVFLKDYFGYDYEALPFIVVAHLCWVMFFVFGFAYGMKFINYQKR; via the exons GGCTGCAATAAAAATTCCAAATACTGAATTGAGATACGAGCATTTGTCAGTGAAAGGAGAAGTACATGTAGGGAGCAGAGCGTTACCCACCTTGCTAAATTCCTCGATGAATATCCTAGAG ATGATCCTTGGGTTAATACGGGTTACCCCGTCAAAAAAGAAGACCATCAAGATACTTCAAGATGTTAGTGGCATTGTTAAACCTTCGAG GATGACATTGCTTTTGGGACCTCCAGACTCTGGAAAAACTACATTACTACAAGCACTCGCCGGGAGGCTAAAAAAAGACCTTAAG GTAACTGGAAAGATAACTTATAATGGCCACGAGTTGACACAAATTGTTCCCCATAGAACAAGTGCTTATATCAGTCAAAATGATCTTCATTTTGGAGAAATGACTGTAAGGGAGACACTCGATTTTTCAGGACGATGTTTAGGGGTTGGAAATCAGTATGAGTTCTTGGAAGAACTCTTAAGACAAGAGAAGCAATTAGGGATCACCCCAGATTTTGATGTTGATGTCTTCATGAAGGCCATAGCAATTCCAGGTCAAGAAAGTAGTCTAGTTACTGACTATGTCCTCAAG TTACTGGGATTAGATATATGCTCCGAGACCATGGTGGGTGATGAGATGAGGAGGGGTATCTCTGGTGGTGAGAAGAAGCGTTTAACTTTAG GTGAAATGTTGGTTGGACCAACAAACGTCTTTCTAATGGATGAAATATCAACAGGATTGGATAGTTCCACCACTTTTCGCATATGCAAGAATTTAAGACAAATTGTTCATATGATGGATGTAACAATGATCATTTCTCTTCTACAACCAACTCCTGAGACATATGAGCTGTTTGATGATATAATCCTTCTTGTCGAAGGCCATATTATTTATCAGGGCCCGTGTGAAGATGTTCTtgagttttttgagaacatGGGATTCAAGTGCcctgaaagaaaagaagttgtCGATTTTTTGCTAGAGGTAACTTCCAAGAAAGACCAAGCACAATACTGGTCTAAGGAACTGTCATCACACAGTTATATTTCTGCTAATGAGTTTGCTCAAGCCTTCAAATCTTTCCGAATCGGGCAAAAACTATCATCGGATCTTTGCATTCCTTATAATTATAAGTCTAAAGCAGCCCAATCACCATATGCTCTAGAGAAGGAAATGTATGGTATCTCCAATTGGAAACTATTAAAGGCGTGTTTCTCACGGGAGTGGATGTTGATGAAGAGGAATTCTTTTGTTTACATCTTCAAAACAACACAATTAACCATAATGTCATTGATTACCATGACGGTGTTTCTGAGGACAACAATGCACCACGAAACAGTAGCAGATGGTGGAAAATACTTGGGAGCTCTATTTTTCAGTCTCATGAATATGATGTTTAATGGAATGGCAGAATTTCCTATGACAGTCCTTACCCTTCCGGTTTTCTACAAACAAAGGGATCTTTTCTTCTACCCTGCATGGGCGTATGCCTTACCCACATGTGTCCTTCGAATACCTCTGTCATTCGTGGAATCTGCAATATGGACTATTCTCACGTATTACACTGTAGGTTATGCTCCGGCTGTTAGTAG GTTTTTTTGCCAGTGGCTAGCACTCTTCTGCACAAATCAGATGGCTATGTCTCTCTTTCGCTTGCTTGGTGCCGTTGGAAGAACAATGGTTATTGCTAGCACCATCTGCAGCTTAACCTTGCTGTCCGTTTTTGTCCTAGGTGGTTTCATAATTGCAAAGG ATGACATTGCACCTTGGATGAAATGGGCATACTACCTTTCGCCTATGATGTATGGGCAAAATGCAATAGTTATTAATGAATTTCTTGACAAGCGTTGGAGCACG CCTAATACGGATTCAAGAATCCATGAACAAACCATTGGCAAAGTCATACTATCCTCGAGAGGCTTTTTTAAAGAACAGTATTGGTTCTGGATTTGTATAGGAGCTCTATTGGGGTTTACTCTCATATTCAACTTGTTCTATATACTGTCATTGACATACTTAAATC CTATTAGCCATTCCAGAACTATACCGTTGGAGGAGGATGATATCCAAAAGGAGCGCGAGGATAAAGGTACCCTTGTAAAGAGTACTAGTTCTTTAGTAAATGGTGCTCCGAAAAGAGGAATGGTCTTGCCTTTCCAACCTCTTTCACTAACATTCTGCCATGTCAATTACTATGTGGATACGACTGCT GAAATGAAAGGCCATGGTTGCAAAGACGATCGTTTTCAGTTGTTACAAGATGTTAGTGGTGCTCTAAGGCCTGGGATATTGACGGCACTAGTTGGTGTAAGTGGCGCGGGAAAAACCACACTAATGGATGTGCTTGCCGGAAGAAAGACTGGTGGACATATTGAAGGAAGCATCAAGATATCTGGGTACCCCAAAAAGCAGGAAACTTTTGCTCGGATTAGTGGTTACTGTGAACAGAATGACATCCATTCACCTCATGTAACTGTCTATGAATCCCTAATATACTCAGCTTGGCTTCGCCTGCCTTCAGATGTAGACATAAAAGAAAGAAAG ATGTTTGTTGAAGAAGTAATGGAGTTGGTTGAGCTTAAACCACTTAAGGATGCGTTAGTTGGTCTTCCCGGTGTGAGCGGCCTTTCAATAGAACAAAGGAAAAGATTGACAGTAGCAGTAGAGCTAGTAGCTAATCCATCCATTATTTTTATGGATGAACCAACATCCGGGCTTGATGCTAGAGCTGCGGCTATTGTCATGCGCACTGTGAGAAATACTGTGGACACTGGAAGAACTGTGGTTTGCACAATTCATCAGCCAAGTATAAATATCTTTGAGGCTTTTGATGAg CTCTTGTTGATGAAAAGGGGAGGACAAATAATTTATGCAGGACCCCTTGGTCACCACTCTTGTGATCTCATTCAATACTTTGAA GCCATTCCTGGTGTGCCTAAAATCAAGGATGGTTATAATCCTGCGACATGGATGCTTGATATCAGTACTCCTCAAGTAGAGTCTCAGCTGAATGTGGATTTTGCAAAGCATTATGCAAATTCCTCTCTTTATCA GAGGAATCAAGAAATGATTAGAGAGCTCAGCTCTCCTGCACCAGGTTCTAAGGATCTGTACTTCCTAAGTGAATACTCCCAACCGTTCCTAGTTCAATTTAAGGCCTGTTTCTGGAAGCAATATTGGTCTTATTGGAGGAACTCAGAATACAATCTTGCTCGATTTTTCATGACCGTTTTTATTGGCCTTGTCTTTGGTGTTTTGTTCTGGAATAAAGGAGGCAAAAT ATCTAAACAACAAGACCTACTCAATCTCCTAGGCGCCATGTATTCTGCTGTACTTTTCCTTGGGGGTACTAACACTGCTGCTGTGCAAGCTGTTGTTTCCACTGAGAGGACAATTTTCTATCGTGAAAAGGCGGCAAGGATGTACTCTACACTACCCTATACATTTTCTCAG GTAGCAATAGAAGCAATTTACAATGTGATCCAAACTTTTGTTTACACCCTACTCCTCTACGTCATGATTGGATTTGAATGGAACATCGGGAAGTTCTTGTACTTCTACTACTTCATCTTAATGTGCTTCCTCTACTTCACACTGTATGGAATGATGCTCGTTTCTCTTTCACCGGGCCATCAAATTTCAGCCATTATAATGAATTTCTTCCTCGGCTTCTGGAACATATTTGCTGGTTTTTTGATTCCTAGATCG CAAATACCAATCTGGTGGAGATGGTTTTACTGGGCTTCCCCAGTTTCATTGACATTGTATGGTCTTGTAACGTCACAAGTCGGCGACATTGATTCTACTGTTGTTGTACCTGGAGCTAGCAACAATATAACCGTTAAGGTTTTCCTCAAAGATTACTTTGGTTATGACTATGAAGCCCTGCCTTTCATTGTTGTGGCACATCTGTGTTGGGTCATGTTCTTTGTTTTTGGCTTTGCTTATGGCATGAAGTTCATTAATTATCAGAAGAGATGA
- the LOC110785537 gene encoding ABC transporter G family member 39 isoform X2, whose amino-acid sequence MTVRETLDFSGRCLGVGNQYEFLEELLRQEKQLGITPDFDVDVFMKAIAIPGQESSLVTDYVLKLLGLDICSETMVGDEMRRGISGGEKKRLTLGEMLVGPTNVFLMDEISTGLDSSTTFRICKNLRQIVHMMDVTMIISLLQPTPETYELFDDIILLVEGHIIYQGPCEDVLEFFENMGFKCPERKEVVDFLLEVTSKKDQAQYWSKELSSHSYISANEFAQAFKSFRIGQKLSSDLCIPYNYKSKAAQSPYALEKEMYGISNWKLLKACFSREWMLMKRNSFVYIFKTTQLTIMSLITMTVFLRTTMHHETVADGGKYLGALFFSLMNMMFNGMAEFPMTVLTLPVFYKQRDLFFYPAWAYALPTCVLRIPLSFVESAIWTILTYYTVGYAPAVSRFFCQWLALFCTNQMAMSLFRLLGAVGRTMVIASTICSLTLLSVFVLGGFIIAKDDIAPWMKWAYYLSPMMYGQNAIVINEFLDKRWSTPNTDSRIHEQTIGKVILSSRGFFKEQYWFWICIGALLGFTLIFNLFYILSLTYLNPISHSRTIPLEEDDIQKEREDKGTLVKSTSSLVNGAPKRGMVLPFQPLSLTFCHVNYYVDTTAEMKGHGCKDDRFQLLQDVSGALRPGILTALVGVSGAGKTTLMDVLAGRKTGGHIEGSIKISGYPKKQETFARISGYCEQNDIHSPHVTVYESLIYSAWLRLPSDVDIKERKMFVEEVMELVELKPLKDALVGLPGVSGLSIEQRKRLTVAVELVANPSIIFMDEPTSGLDARAAAIVMRTVRNTVDTGRTVVCTIHQPSINIFEAFDELLLMKRGGQIIYAGPLGHHSCDLIQYFEAIPGVPKIKDGYNPATWMLDISTPQVESQLNVDFAKHYANSSLYQRNQEMIRELSSPAPGSKDLYFLSEYSQPFLVQFKACFWKQYWSYWRNSEYNLARFFMTVFIGLVFGVLFWNKGGKISKQQDLLNLLGAMYSAVLFLGGTNTAAVQAVVSTERTIFYREKAARMYSTLPYTFSQVAIEAIYNVIQTFVYTLLLYVMIGFEWNIGKFLYFYYFILMCFLYFTLYGMMLVSLSPGHQISAIIMNFFLGFWNIFAGFLIPRSQIPIWWRWFYWASPVSLTLYGLVTSQVGDIDSTVVVPGASNNITVKVFLKDYFGYDYEALPFIVVAHLCWVMFFVFGFAYGMKFINYQKR is encoded by the exons ATGACTGTAAGGGAGACACTCGATTTTTCAGGACGATGTTTAGGGGTTGGAAATCAGTATGAGTTCTTGGAAGAACTCTTAAGACAAGAGAAGCAATTAGGGATCACCCCAGATTTTGATGTTGATGTCTTCATGAAGGCCATAGCAATTCCAGGTCAAGAAAGTAGTCTAGTTACTGACTATGTCCTCAAG TTACTGGGATTAGATATATGCTCCGAGACCATGGTGGGTGATGAGATGAGGAGGGGTATCTCTGGTGGTGAGAAGAAGCGTTTAACTTTAG GTGAAATGTTGGTTGGACCAACAAACGTCTTTCTAATGGATGAAATATCAACAGGATTGGATAGTTCCACCACTTTTCGCATATGCAAGAATTTAAGACAAATTGTTCATATGATGGATGTAACAATGATCATTTCTCTTCTACAACCAACTCCTGAGACATATGAGCTGTTTGATGATATAATCCTTCTTGTCGAAGGCCATATTATTTATCAGGGCCCGTGTGAAGATGTTCTtgagttttttgagaacatGGGATTCAAGTGCcctgaaagaaaagaagttgtCGATTTTTTGCTAGAGGTAACTTCCAAGAAAGACCAAGCACAATACTGGTCTAAGGAACTGTCATCACACAGTTATATTTCTGCTAATGAGTTTGCTCAAGCCTTCAAATCTTTCCGAATCGGGCAAAAACTATCATCGGATCTTTGCATTCCTTATAATTATAAGTCTAAAGCAGCCCAATCACCATATGCTCTAGAGAAGGAAATGTATGGTATCTCCAATTGGAAACTATTAAAGGCGTGTTTCTCACGGGAGTGGATGTTGATGAAGAGGAATTCTTTTGTTTACATCTTCAAAACAACACAATTAACCATAATGTCATTGATTACCATGACGGTGTTTCTGAGGACAACAATGCACCACGAAACAGTAGCAGATGGTGGAAAATACTTGGGAGCTCTATTTTTCAGTCTCATGAATATGATGTTTAATGGAATGGCAGAATTTCCTATGACAGTCCTTACCCTTCCGGTTTTCTACAAACAAAGGGATCTTTTCTTCTACCCTGCATGGGCGTATGCCTTACCCACATGTGTCCTTCGAATACCTCTGTCATTCGTGGAATCTGCAATATGGACTATTCTCACGTATTACACTGTAGGTTATGCTCCGGCTGTTAGTAG GTTTTTTTGCCAGTGGCTAGCACTCTTCTGCACAAATCAGATGGCTATGTCTCTCTTTCGCTTGCTTGGTGCCGTTGGAAGAACAATGGTTATTGCTAGCACCATCTGCAGCTTAACCTTGCTGTCCGTTTTTGTCCTAGGTGGTTTCATAATTGCAAAGG ATGACATTGCACCTTGGATGAAATGGGCATACTACCTTTCGCCTATGATGTATGGGCAAAATGCAATAGTTATTAATGAATTTCTTGACAAGCGTTGGAGCACG CCTAATACGGATTCAAGAATCCATGAACAAACCATTGGCAAAGTCATACTATCCTCGAGAGGCTTTTTTAAAGAACAGTATTGGTTCTGGATTTGTATAGGAGCTCTATTGGGGTTTACTCTCATATTCAACTTGTTCTATATACTGTCATTGACATACTTAAATC CTATTAGCCATTCCAGAACTATACCGTTGGAGGAGGATGATATCCAAAAGGAGCGCGAGGATAAAGGTACCCTTGTAAAGAGTACTAGTTCTTTAGTAAATGGTGCTCCGAAAAGAGGAATGGTCTTGCCTTTCCAACCTCTTTCACTAACATTCTGCCATGTCAATTACTATGTGGATACGACTGCT GAAATGAAAGGCCATGGTTGCAAAGACGATCGTTTTCAGTTGTTACAAGATGTTAGTGGTGCTCTAAGGCCTGGGATATTGACGGCACTAGTTGGTGTAAGTGGCGCGGGAAAAACCACACTAATGGATGTGCTTGCCGGAAGAAAGACTGGTGGACATATTGAAGGAAGCATCAAGATATCTGGGTACCCCAAAAAGCAGGAAACTTTTGCTCGGATTAGTGGTTACTGTGAACAGAATGACATCCATTCACCTCATGTAACTGTCTATGAATCCCTAATATACTCAGCTTGGCTTCGCCTGCCTTCAGATGTAGACATAAAAGAAAGAAAG ATGTTTGTTGAAGAAGTAATGGAGTTGGTTGAGCTTAAACCACTTAAGGATGCGTTAGTTGGTCTTCCCGGTGTGAGCGGCCTTTCAATAGAACAAAGGAAAAGATTGACAGTAGCAGTAGAGCTAGTAGCTAATCCATCCATTATTTTTATGGATGAACCAACATCCGGGCTTGATGCTAGAGCTGCGGCTATTGTCATGCGCACTGTGAGAAATACTGTGGACACTGGAAGAACTGTGGTTTGCACAATTCATCAGCCAAGTATAAATATCTTTGAGGCTTTTGATGAg CTCTTGTTGATGAAAAGGGGAGGACAAATAATTTATGCAGGACCCCTTGGTCACCACTCTTGTGATCTCATTCAATACTTTGAA GCCATTCCTGGTGTGCCTAAAATCAAGGATGGTTATAATCCTGCGACATGGATGCTTGATATCAGTACTCCTCAAGTAGAGTCTCAGCTGAATGTGGATTTTGCAAAGCATTATGCAAATTCCTCTCTTTATCA GAGGAATCAAGAAATGATTAGAGAGCTCAGCTCTCCTGCACCAGGTTCTAAGGATCTGTACTTCCTAAGTGAATACTCCCAACCGTTCCTAGTTCAATTTAAGGCCTGTTTCTGGAAGCAATATTGGTCTTATTGGAGGAACTCAGAATACAATCTTGCTCGATTTTTCATGACCGTTTTTATTGGCCTTGTCTTTGGTGTTTTGTTCTGGAATAAAGGAGGCAAAAT ATCTAAACAACAAGACCTACTCAATCTCCTAGGCGCCATGTATTCTGCTGTACTTTTCCTTGGGGGTACTAACACTGCTGCTGTGCAAGCTGTTGTTTCCACTGAGAGGACAATTTTCTATCGTGAAAAGGCGGCAAGGATGTACTCTACACTACCCTATACATTTTCTCAG GTAGCAATAGAAGCAATTTACAATGTGATCCAAACTTTTGTTTACACCCTACTCCTCTACGTCATGATTGGATTTGAATGGAACATCGGGAAGTTCTTGTACTTCTACTACTTCATCTTAATGTGCTTCCTCTACTTCACACTGTATGGAATGATGCTCGTTTCTCTTTCACCGGGCCATCAAATTTCAGCCATTATAATGAATTTCTTCCTCGGCTTCTGGAACATATTTGCTGGTTTTTTGATTCCTAGATCG CAAATACCAATCTGGTGGAGATGGTTTTACTGGGCTTCCCCAGTTTCATTGACATTGTATGGTCTTGTAACGTCACAAGTCGGCGACATTGATTCTACTGTTGTTGTACCTGGAGCTAGCAACAATATAACCGTTAAGGTTTTCCTCAAAGATTACTTTGGTTATGACTATGAAGCCCTGCCTTTCATTGTTGTGGCACATCTGTGTTGGGTCATGTTCTTTGTTTTTGGCTTTGCTTATGGCATGAAGTTCATTAATTATCAGAAGAGATGA
- the LOC110785537 gene encoding ABC transporter G family member 39 isoform X3, with protein sequence MKAIAIPGQESSLVTDYVLKLLGLDICSETMVGDEMRRGISGGEKKRLTLGEMLVGPTNVFLMDEISTGLDSSTTFRICKNLRQIVHMMDVTMIISLLQPTPETYELFDDIILLVEGHIIYQGPCEDVLEFFENMGFKCPERKEVVDFLLEVTSKKDQAQYWSKELSSHSYISANEFAQAFKSFRIGQKLSSDLCIPYNYKSKAAQSPYALEKEMYGISNWKLLKACFSREWMLMKRNSFVYIFKTTQLTIMSLITMTVFLRTTMHHETVADGGKYLGALFFSLMNMMFNGMAEFPMTVLTLPVFYKQRDLFFYPAWAYALPTCVLRIPLSFVESAIWTILTYYTVGYAPAVSRFFCQWLALFCTNQMAMSLFRLLGAVGRTMVIASTICSLTLLSVFVLGGFIIAKDDIAPWMKWAYYLSPMMYGQNAIVINEFLDKRWSTPNTDSRIHEQTIGKVILSSRGFFKEQYWFWICIGALLGFTLIFNLFYILSLTYLNPISHSRTIPLEEDDIQKEREDKGTLVKSTSSLVNGAPKRGMVLPFQPLSLTFCHVNYYVDTTAEMKGHGCKDDRFQLLQDVSGALRPGILTALVGVSGAGKTTLMDVLAGRKTGGHIEGSIKISGYPKKQETFARISGYCEQNDIHSPHVTVYESLIYSAWLRLPSDVDIKERKMFVEEVMELVELKPLKDALVGLPGVSGLSIEQRKRLTVAVELVANPSIIFMDEPTSGLDARAAAIVMRTVRNTVDTGRTVVCTIHQPSINIFEAFDELLLMKRGGQIIYAGPLGHHSCDLIQYFEAIPGVPKIKDGYNPATWMLDISTPQVESQLNVDFAKHYANSSLYQRNQEMIRELSSPAPGSKDLYFLSEYSQPFLVQFKACFWKQYWSYWRNSEYNLARFFMTVFIGLVFGVLFWNKGGKISKQQDLLNLLGAMYSAVLFLGGTNTAAVQAVVSTERTIFYREKAARMYSTLPYTFSQVAIEAIYNVIQTFVYTLLLYVMIGFEWNIGKFLYFYYFILMCFLYFTLYGMMLVSLSPGHQISAIIMNFFLGFWNIFAGFLIPRSQIPIWWRWFYWASPVSLTLYGLVTSQVGDIDSTVVVPGASNNITVKVFLKDYFGYDYEALPFIVVAHLCWVMFFVFGFAYGMKFINYQKR encoded by the exons ATGAAGGCCATAGCAATTCCAGGTCAAGAAAGTAGTCTAGTTACTGACTATGTCCTCAAG TTACTGGGATTAGATATATGCTCCGAGACCATGGTGGGTGATGAGATGAGGAGGGGTATCTCTGGTGGTGAGAAGAAGCGTTTAACTTTAG GTGAAATGTTGGTTGGACCAACAAACGTCTTTCTAATGGATGAAATATCAACAGGATTGGATAGTTCCACCACTTTTCGCATATGCAAGAATTTAAGACAAATTGTTCATATGATGGATGTAACAATGATCATTTCTCTTCTACAACCAACTCCTGAGACATATGAGCTGTTTGATGATATAATCCTTCTTGTCGAAGGCCATATTATTTATCAGGGCCCGTGTGAAGATGTTCTtgagttttttgagaacatGGGATTCAAGTGCcctgaaagaaaagaagttgtCGATTTTTTGCTAGAGGTAACTTCCAAGAAAGACCAAGCACAATACTGGTCTAAGGAACTGTCATCACACAGTTATATTTCTGCTAATGAGTTTGCTCAAGCCTTCAAATCTTTCCGAATCGGGCAAAAACTATCATCGGATCTTTGCATTCCTTATAATTATAAGTCTAAAGCAGCCCAATCACCATATGCTCTAGAGAAGGAAATGTATGGTATCTCCAATTGGAAACTATTAAAGGCGTGTTTCTCACGGGAGTGGATGTTGATGAAGAGGAATTCTTTTGTTTACATCTTCAAAACAACACAATTAACCATAATGTCATTGATTACCATGACGGTGTTTCTGAGGACAACAATGCACCACGAAACAGTAGCAGATGGTGGAAAATACTTGGGAGCTCTATTTTTCAGTCTCATGAATATGATGTTTAATGGAATGGCAGAATTTCCTATGACAGTCCTTACCCTTCCGGTTTTCTACAAACAAAGGGATCTTTTCTTCTACCCTGCATGGGCGTATGCCTTACCCACATGTGTCCTTCGAATACCTCTGTCATTCGTGGAATCTGCAATATGGACTATTCTCACGTATTACACTGTAGGTTATGCTCCGGCTGTTAGTAG GTTTTTTTGCCAGTGGCTAGCACTCTTCTGCACAAATCAGATGGCTATGTCTCTCTTTCGCTTGCTTGGTGCCGTTGGAAGAACAATGGTTATTGCTAGCACCATCTGCAGCTTAACCTTGCTGTCCGTTTTTGTCCTAGGTGGTTTCATAATTGCAAAGG ATGACATTGCACCTTGGATGAAATGGGCATACTACCTTTCGCCTATGATGTATGGGCAAAATGCAATAGTTATTAATGAATTTCTTGACAAGCGTTGGAGCACG CCTAATACGGATTCAAGAATCCATGAACAAACCATTGGCAAAGTCATACTATCCTCGAGAGGCTTTTTTAAAGAACAGTATTGGTTCTGGATTTGTATAGGAGCTCTATTGGGGTTTACTCTCATATTCAACTTGTTCTATATACTGTCATTGACATACTTAAATC CTATTAGCCATTCCAGAACTATACCGTTGGAGGAGGATGATATCCAAAAGGAGCGCGAGGATAAAGGTACCCTTGTAAAGAGTACTAGTTCTTTAGTAAATGGTGCTCCGAAAAGAGGAATGGTCTTGCCTTTCCAACCTCTTTCACTAACATTCTGCCATGTCAATTACTATGTGGATACGACTGCT GAAATGAAAGGCCATGGTTGCAAAGACGATCGTTTTCAGTTGTTACAAGATGTTAGTGGTGCTCTAAGGCCTGGGATATTGACGGCACTAGTTGGTGTAAGTGGCGCGGGAAAAACCACACTAATGGATGTGCTTGCCGGAAGAAAGACTGGTGGACATATTGAAGGAAGCATCAAGATATCTGGGTACCCCAAAAAGCAGGAAACTTTTGCTCGGATTAGTGGTTACTGTGAACAGAATGACATCCATTCACCTCATGTAACTGTCTATGAATCCCTAATATACTCAGCTTGGCTTCGCCTGCCTTCAGATGTAGACATAAAAGAAAGAAAG ATGTTTGTTGAAGAAGTAATGGAGTTGGTTGAGCTTAAACCACTTAAGGATGCGTTAGTTGGTCTTCCCGGTGTGAGCGGCCTTTCAATAGAACAAAGGAAAAGATTGACAGTAGCAGTAGAGCTAGTAGCTAATCCATCCATTATTTTTATGGATGAACCAACATCCGGGCTTGATGCTAGAGCTGCGGCTATTGTCATGCGCACTGTGAGAAATACTGTGGACACTGGAAGAACTGTGGTTTGCACAATTCATCAGCCAAGTATAAATATCTTTGAGGCTTTTGATGAg CTCTTGTTGATGAAAAGGGGAGGACAAATAATTTATGCAGGACCCCTTGGTCACCACTCTTGTGATCTCATTCAATACTTTGAA GCCATTCCTGGTGTGCCTAAAATCAAGGATGGTTATAATCCTGCGACATGGATGCTTGATATCAGTACTCCTCAAGTAGAGTCTCAGCTGAATGTGGATTTTGCAAAGCATTATGCAAATTCCTCTCTTTATCA GAGGAATCAAGAAATGATTAGAGAGCTCAGCTCTCCTGCACCAGGTTCTAAGGATCTGTACTTCCTAAGTGAATACTCCCAACCGTTCCTAGTTCAATTTAAGGCCTGTTTCTGGAAGCAATATTGGTCTTATTGGAGGAACTCAGAATACAATCTTGCTCGATTTTTCATGACCGTTTTTATTGGCCTTGTCTTTGGTGTTTTGTTCTGGAATAAAGGAGGCAAAAT ATCTAAACAACAAGACCTACTCAATCTCCTAGGCGCCATGTATTCTGCTGTACTTTTCCTTGGGGGTACTAACACTGCTGCTGTGCAAGCTGTTGTTTCCACTGAGAGGACAATTTTCTATCGTGAAAAGGCGGCAAGGATGTACTCTACACTACCCTATACATTTTCTCAG GTAGCAATAGAAGCAATTTACAATGTGATCCAAACTTTTGTTTACACCCTACTCCTCTACGTCATGATTGGATTTGAATGGAACATCGGGAAGTTCTTGTACTTCTACTACTTCATCTTAATGTGCTTCCTCTACTTCACACTGTATGGAATGATGCTCGTTTCTCTTTCACCGGGCCATCAAATTTCAGCCATTATAATGAATTTCTTCCTCGGCTTCTGGAACATATTTGCTGGTTTTTTGATTCCTAGATCG CAAATACCAATCTGGTGGAGATGGTTTTACTGGGCTTCCCCAGTTTCATTGACATTGTATGGTCTTGTAACGTCACAAGTCGGCGACATTGATTCTACTGTTGTTGTACCTGGAGCTAGCAACAATATAACCGTTAAGGTTTTCCTCAAAGATTACTTTGGTTATGACTATGAAGCCCTGCCTTTCATTGTTGTGGCACATCTGTGTTGGGTCATGTTCTTTGTTTTTGGCTTTGCTTATGGCATGAAGTTCATTAATTATCAGAAGAGATGA